A window of the Deltaproteobacteria bacterium genome harbors these coding sequences:
- a CDS encoding FAD-binding oxidoreductase: protein MNTFDYVIIGAGFAGAATAYHLARRGVGNILLLEQESIPGFHSSGRNAAMLRQCVSEPDLTKLARAGANFIRHLPSDWPEPVPFKQNGSLLLGSGAGWKKLQRDAEVGLNAGIEMELWTPEQAKRRVPVLQQAEFEGAAWCGTDGIVDIHALLSGYLKYAATKGAQIRYNRAVQSVQSVDGMLELTTGKEIIKAKVLVNASGAWANVIAELAGAKALPLKPCRRHLFVSPPMDWVDRAWPFVWDVTHDIYFRPEGEGLLLCACDQTELAPGDAPVDDSVKEMLAEKIERFMPALSGVSISRGWAGMRTLTPDGRFVIGWDSHIENFFWVVGLGGHGMTTSAAVGELAAELLLGGPGKKSAPFTPERFA, encoded by the coding sequence ATGAACACCTTTGATTACGTCATTATTGGCGCCGGTTTTGCCGGCGCCGCCACCGCTTACCATCTCGCCCGGCGCGGCGTCGGCAATATTTTGCTGTTGGAGCAAGAGAGCATTCCGGGATTTCATTCCTCGGGGCGCAACGCGGCGATGCTGCGCCAGTGCGTGTCGGAACCGGATTTGACTAAATTGGCTCGTGCAGGCGCGAACTTTATCCGTCATTTGCCGAGCGACTGGCCGGAGCCGGTGCCGTTCAAACAAAACGGCTCCCTGTTGCTCGGTAGCGGCGCCGGTTGGAAGAAACTTCAGCGTGACGCCGAAGTGGGCTTGAACGCCGGCATTGAGATGGAGCTGTGGACGCCGGAGCAAGCCAAACGCCGGGTGCCGGTGTTGCAGCAAGCGGAGTTCGAAGGCGCGGCTTGGTGCGGCACCGATGGTATCGTCGATATTCACGCCTTGCTTTCTGGTTATTTGAAATACGCCGCTACGAAGGGCGCGCAGATTCGTTACAACCGCGCGGTTCAATCGGTGCAGTCAGTGGATGGCATGTTGGAATTGACCACCGGCAAAGAAATAATTAAGGCCAAGGTACTGGTCAACGCCAGTGGCGCTTGGGCCAATGTCATTGCCGAATTGGCCGGCGCCAAAGCGCTGCCGCTCAAACCTTGCCGGCGCCATCTGTTCGTCTCGCCGCCGATGGATTGGGTCGATCGCGCGTGGCCGTTTGTCTGGGACGTAACCCATGACATTTATTTTCGCCCGGAAGGCGAAGGGTTGTTGCTCTGCGCGTGCGATCAAACAGAATTGGCGCCCGGCGATGCGCCTGTGGACGACAGCGTCAAAGAAATGTTGGCGGAAAAAATCGAACGCTTCATGCCGGCGCTAAGCGGTGTCAGCATCAGCCGCGGCTGGGCCGGCATGCGCACGCTAACGCCGGATGGCCGCTTCGTCATCGGTTGGGATTCGCACATCGAAAATTTTTTCTGGGTCGTTGGACTGGGCGGGCACGGTATGACCACCAGCGCGGCGGTGGGCGAATTGGCGGCGGAACTTCTGCTTGGCGGTCCGGGAAAAAAATCCGCCCCGTTCACGCCGGAACGATTCGCGTGA
- a CDS encoding VWA domain-containing protein, with amino-acid sequence MRVHRYTEWDGTQQVLFPTTNDLLNQLSDHLLEEEGVRRALRDLMRRGFTSEDGQRSVKGMRDFLRQADEKRRELLNKYSPESFKLTPEEQQAMSEKLAKLAEKMEAYNEQMRNFMERMSGKFSDRMDEMNQKMSEAYQRYQELQQRLQNQIKERGMQQGQPNMSGQQNPQSLMDMLDRMSELLNDENFLNSLPSMMDNAINNLESMLENMSNMSEEQLQQMSDMMNQMQQLEQLMNQFPFQGSQRMGTGEAGQILSQLRGLEKFLRWGQRGMGDPSELNLDELRELLGDEAYENLKYLQNVEQMLEEEGYIMRGGHGLKLTAKGMRKIADKALREIFHMLNKSRSGNHNTSARGSQGEHLEETKLYEYGDPMNINISETVMNALEKRKPGEPLRIHPDDFSVNRVEYSTVSETALLIDVSYSMLMNDALHAGKKVALALHRLIQTKYPQDTLHLVAFRSNAKLIQAEDLPSIVSLTYFMEHGTDIKEALRFARNLLGNNSRAANRQIILITDGEPTAATLDRGGRLHSGWGSAMLHGRIVHETLKEVKRCTQSGIKINTFMLGADYYRQGFVDQLSRMNTGRVFYTTPDQMGNYIMVDYLNNKRKRVRGT; translated from the coding sequence ATGAGAGTCCACCGCTACACCGAATGGGACGGCACACAGCAGGTTCTCTTCCCGACCACCAACGATTTACTCAATCAGCTGTCCGACCATTTGCTCGAAGAAGAAGGGGTCCGGCGCGCGCTTCGCGACCTGATGCGGCGCGGCTTTACCTCCGAAGATGGCCAACGCTCGGTCAAGGGCATGCGCGACTTTCTGCGCCAAGCCGATGAAAAGCGCCGCGAACTGCTCAATAAATACTCGCCCGAGTCTTTCAAGCTGACGCCCGAAGAACAGCAGGCGATGAGCGAAAAGCTCGCCAAGCTCGCCGAGAAAATGGAAGCCTACAACGAACAGATGCGCAACTTCATGGAGCGCATGTCGGGCAAATTCTCGGACCGCATGGACGAGATGAACCAGAAAATGTCGGAGGCTTATCAGCGCTATCAAGAATTGCAGCAACGGCTGCAAAATCAGATCAAAGAGCGCGGCATGCAGCAGGGCCAGCCCAACATGAGCGGGCAGCAGAATCCCCAATCGTTGATGGACATGCTCGACCGCATGAGCGAGCTGTTGAACGACGAGAATTTCTTGAACAGCCTGCCGAGCATGATGGACAACGCCATCAACAACCTCGAAAGCATGTTGGAAAACATGAGCAACATGAGCGAGGAACAGCTGCAGCAGATGAGCGACATGATGAATCAGATGCAGCAGTTGGAACAGCTGATGAATCAGTTCCCGTTCCAAGGCTCGCAGCGCATGGGCACGGGCGAAGCCGGCCAGATTCTCAGTCAATTGCGCGGTCTGGAAAAATTTCTCCGCTGGGGCCAGCGCGGCATGGGCGATCCATCGGAATTGAATCTCGACGAACTGCGCGAATTGCTCGGCGACGAAGCCTACGAAAATTTGAAATACTTGCAGAACGTCGAACAGATGCTCGAAGAAGAAGGCTACATCATGCGCGGCGGCCACGGCCTCAAGCTGACCGCCAAGGGCATGCGCAAGATCGCCGACAAGGCGCTGCGCGAGATTTTTCACATGCTCAACAAAAGCCGCTCGGGCAACCACAACACATCGGCGCGCGGCTCCCAGGGCGAGCACTTGGAGGAGACCAAGCTTTACGAATACGGCGACCCGATGAACATCAACATCAGCGAAACCGTAATGAACGCCCTGGAGAAACGCAAGCCTGGCGAGCCGCTGAGAATCCATCCCGACGACTTCTCGGTCAACCGCGTCGAGTATTCGACGGTCAGTGAAACCGCCCTGTTGATCGATGTCAGCTATTCCATGTTGATGAACGACGCGCTGCACGCCGGCAAAAAAGTCGCCCTGGCGCTGCATCGATTGATTCAAACCAAGTATCCCCAGGACACCTTGCACCTGGTGGCGTTTCGCTCCAACGCCAAACTAATCCAAGCCGAAGACTTGCCGTCCATCGTATCGCTGACCTATTTCATGGAACACGGCACCGACATCAAAGAAGCGCTGCGTTTCGCGCGCAATTTGCTCGGCAACAATAGTCGCGCCGCCAACCGGCAAATTATTTTAATTACCGACGGCGAACCGACGGCGGCGACCCTCGACCGCGGCGGCAGACTGCACAGCGGCTGGGGCTCGGCGATGCTGCACGGCCGCATCGTCCACGAGACGTTGAAAGAAGTGAAGCGCTGCACCCAGAGCGGCATCAAGATCAATACGTTCATGCTGGGCGCCGATTATTACCGCCAAGGGTTCGTCGACCAGCTCTCGCGCATGAACACCGGCCGGGTCTTCTACACCACCCCAGACCAGATGGGCAACTACATCATGGTCGATTATCTCAACAACAAACGCAAAAGGGTCAGGGGAACCTAA